A single window of Streptomyces cathayae DNA harbors:
- a CDS encoding phosphatase PAP2 family protein: MGETTVTTLKGREDRAAAHPVGNGAGQRLVRRLRTPRRPRLWFEILLIAVSYWTYSLVRNAVPEQKAKALRNADRLWDLEQQLGLAFEQSVNHAVNSVTWLVVGMNYYYATLHFVVTLGVLVWLYRSHPGRYAATRTVLFSTTAVALAGYYLFPLAPPRLMNGGGFVDTVVVHETWGSMASGDLKNMSNQYAAMPSMHIGWSVWCGLTVFALAAVPWARVLGLLYPAGTLVVIVATANHFWLDAVGGLLCLAFGYALATVWYGGRPYTLPRLVPDHGGSLTGAGGGDAGGEGPDSPDDRDPDSERAGVVAPRTPDSALAPGGSRAPAPDRP, from the coding sequence ATGGGTGAAACGACGGTGACCACGCTGAAAGGCCGGGAGGACCGGGCCGCAGCGCACCCCGTCGGAAACGGGGCGGGGCAGAGGCTCGTGCGCCGTCTGCGCACCCCCCGCCGGCCTCGGTTGTGGTTCGAGATCCTGCTGATCGCGGTGAGTTACTGGACGTACTCACTCGTCCGCAACGCGGTGCCGGAGCAGAAGGCCAAGGCGCTGCGCAACGCGGACCGGCTCTGGGACCTGGAACAGCAGCTCGGTCTCGCCTTCGAGCAGTCGGTCAACCACGCGGTGAACTCGGTGACCTGGCTCGTGGTCGGCATGAACTACTACTACGCCACGCTGCACTTCGTGGTCACGCTGGGTGTCCTGGTGTGGCTCTACCGTAGTCATCCCGGCCGTTACGCGGCGACCCGGACGGTGTTGTTCTCGACCACGGCCGTCGCCCTGGCCGGCTACTACCTGTTCCCGCTCGCCCCGCCGCGCCTGATGAACGGCGGCGGTTTCGTCGACACCGTCGTGGTCCACGAGACGTGGGGGTCGATGGCCTCCGGCGACCTGAAGAACATGTCCAACCAGTACGCCGCGATGCCGTCGATGCACATCGGCTGGTCAGTGTGGTGCGGGCTGACCGTCTTCGCGCTGGCGGCCGTCCCGTGGGCGCGGGTCCTGGGGCTGCTGTATCCGGCGGGCACGCTGGTGGTCATCGTCGCCACCGCCAACCACTTCTGGCTGGACGCGGTGGGCGGCCTGCTCTGCCTCGCCTTCGGCTACGCGCTGGCGACGGTCTGGTACGGCGGCCGCCCGTACACCCTGCCGAGACTCGTGCCGGACCACGGCGGGAGCCTCACCGGCGCGGGCGGTGGAGACGCGGGCGGCGAGGGCCCGGACAGCCCCGACGACAGGGACCCGGACAGCGAGAGGGCGGGCGTGGT
- a CDS encoding LacI family DNA-binding transcriptional regulator → MTTRLADIAAQAGVSEATVSRVLNGKPGVAATTRQSVLAALDVLGYERPVRLRQRSEGLVGLITPELENPIFPALAQVIGQALTRQGYTPVLATQTPGGSTEDELTEMLVDRGVAGIIYVSGLHADTTADMQRYERLRARGVPFVLVDGFSPEVQAPFISPDDRAAMALAVTHLASLGHIRIGLALGPKRFVPVQRKIEGFVRAMQDQVGLDARTVETELVQHSLYTLEGGQAAASALMDRGCTAVVCASDMMALGAIRAARQRGLDVPKDISVVGFDDSPLIAFTDPPLTTVRKPVPAMGQAAVRTLLEEIGGTPAPHSEFVFMPELVVRGSTASAPGDRHRP, encoded by the coding sequence GTGACCACACGTCTTGCCGACATCGCTGCTCAGGCCGGGGTGAGCGAGGCGACCGTCAGCCGCGTGCTCAACGGCAAGCCGGGCGTCGCCGCCACCACCCGCCAGTCCGTGCTCGCCGCCCTCGACGTCCTGGGCTACGAACGCCCGGTGCGGCTGCGGCAGCGCAGCGAGGGGCTGGTGGGTCTGATCACCCCGGAGCTGGAGAACCCGATATTCCCGGCTCTGGCCCAGGTCATCGGGCAGGCGCTGACCCGTCAGGGCTACACGCCGGTGCTCGCCACCCAGACCCCGGGCGGGTCGACGGAGGACGAGCTGACGGAGATGCTCGTGGACCGGGGGGTGGCCGGCATCATCTACGTCTCCGGACTGCACGCGGACACCACCGCCGACATGCAGCGCTATGAGCGGCTGCGCGCCCGGGGTGTGCCGTTCGTGCTGGTCGACGGCTTCTCCCCGGAGGTGCAGGCGCCGTTCATCTCCCCCGACGACCGGGCGGCGATGGCGCTCGCGGTCACGCATCTGGCCTCCCTCGGCCACATCCGCATCGGGCTGGCGCTCGGGCCGAAGCGGTTCGTGCCCGTGCAGCGCAAGATCGAGGGCTTCGTCCGCGCCATGCAGGACCAGGTGGGCCTGGACGCCCGGACCGTGGAGACGGAGCTGGTCCAGCACTCCCTGTACACCCTGGAGGGCGGTCAGGCCGCCGCCAGCGCGCTGATGGACCGCGGGTGCACGGCGGTGGTGTGCGCCAGCGACATGATGGCGCTGGGTGCGATACGGGCGGCGCGGCAGCGCGGTCTGGACGTGCCGAAGGACATCTCGGTGGTCGGCTTCGACGACTCCCCGCTGATCGCCTTCACCGACCCGCCGCTGACCACGGTCCGCAAGCCGGTCCCGGCGATGGGCCAGGCCGCGGTGCGCACCCTGCTGGAGGAGATCGGCGGGACGCCCGCACCGCACAGCGAGTTCGTGTTCATGCCGGAGCTGGTGGTGCGCGGTTCGACCGCTTCGGCTCCTGGGGACCGGCATCGTCCTTAG
- a CDS encoding extracellular solute-binding protein has translation MRRGIAATALVASLALTATACGGDSDSGDKADGPVTITWWDTSNATNEAPTYKALAKEFEAANKDIKVNFVNVPFDQAQNKFDTAAGSKGAPDVLRSEVGWTPAFAKKGFFLPLDGTEALKDQAAFKPNLIEQATYEDKVYGVPFVTDTLAFVYNKELFEKAGVEAPKTWDDLKKAAATIKDKTGVDGYWGSTAGYYAQSFLYGEGTDMVDADAKKITVKSAEAKKAYGTWLELFDGKGLHKADVTADAYTHIQDAFINGKVASIIQGPWEITNFYKGSAFKDKGNLGIATVPAGSTGKAGAPTGGHNLSVYAGSSEAKQKAALKFVNFMTSAKAQETIALKNSTLPTRDDAYTDEVKADPGIAGYQTVLEAAQPRPALPEYSSLWVPMDDELPQIAGGKKSLDKGLNDAELAIVKLVPDFSK, from the coding sequence ATGCGGCGTGGCATAGCGGCCACCGCGCTGGTGGCGTCCCTCGCCCTCACAGCGACGGCCTGCGGCGGAGACAGCGACAGCGGCGACAAGGCCGACGGCCCGGTCACCATCACCTGGTGGGACACCTCCAACGCGACCAACGAGGCACCGACCTACAAGGCCCTGGCCAAGGAGTTCGAGGCGGCCAACAAGGACATCAAGGTCAACTTCGTCAACGTCCCCTTCGACCAGGCGCAGAACAAGTTCGACACCGCCGCCGGTTCCAAGGGTGCCCCCGACGTGCTGCGCTCCGAGGTCGGCTGGACCCCCGCCTTCGCCAAGAAGGGCTTCTTCCTGCCGCTGGACGGCACCGAGGCGCTGAAGGACCAGGCCGCGTTCAAGCCCAACCTGATCGAGCAGGCCACGTACGAGGACAAGGTCTACGGCGTCCCGTTCGTCACGGACACCCTCGCCTTCGTCTACAACAAGGAACTGTTCGAGAAGGCCGGCGTCGAGGCTCCCAAGACCTGGGACGACCTGAAGAAGGCCGCCGCCACCATCAAGGACAAGACCGGCGTCGACGGCTACTGGGGCTCCACCGCGGGCTACTACGCCCAGTCGTTCCTCTACGGCGAGGGCACCGACATGGTCGACGCCGACGCCAAGAAGATCACCGTGAAGTCGGCCGAGGCCAAGAAGGCCTACGGCACCTGGCTGGAACTCTTCGACGGCAAGGGCCTGCACAAGGCCGACGTCACCGCCGACGCGTACACCCACATCCAGGACGCGTTCATCAACGGCAAGGTCGCCTCGATCATCCAGGGCCCGTGGGAGATCACCAACTTCTACAAGGGCTCCGCCTTCAAGGACAAGGGGAACCTGGGCATCGCCACCGTCCCGGCCGGCTCCACCGGCAAGGCGGGCGCCCCGACCGGCGGCCACAACCTGTCCGTCTACGCCGGGTCCAGCGAGGCGAAGCAGAAGGCCGCGCTGAAGTTCGTCAACTTCATGACCTCGGCCAAGGCGCAGGAGACCATCGCCCTGAAGAACTCCACGCTGCCCACCCGCGACGACGCCTACACCGACGAGGTCAAGGCCGACCCGGGCATCGCCGGCTACCAGACGGTCCTCGAGGCCGCCCAGCCGCGCCCGGCCCTGCCCGAGTACAGCTCGCTGTGGGTTCCGATGGACGACGAGCTGCCCCAGATCGCGGGCGGCAAGAAGTCCCTGGACAAGGGGCTGAACGACGCGGAGCTCGCCATCGTCAAGCTGGTGCCGGACTTCAGCAAGTAA
- a CDS encoding carbohydrate ABC transporter permease: MTVAIDRATGKRRGDRAPRPGPVSRLKHAYQKHWYAYAMIVPVVVVLGTIVLYPLAYGFYLTLTDANSLNSARTIGVNEIEATYKFIGLDNYADILWGETAYDRFWSHFIWTIVWTMACVVLHYTIGLGLALLLNQKLRGRTFYRLILILPWAVPTFVTVFGWRFMLADSGIINSGLESLGLPTPLWLEDTFWQRFAAIMVNTWCGVPFMMISLLGGLQSIDGVLYEAAEMDGANAWQRFRHVTLPGLRSVSSTVVLLGVIWTFNQFAIIFLLFGNTAPDAQILVTWAYQLGFGQQPRDFAQSAAYGMLLLAILIVFTSFYRRWLNRNEQQLAI, from the coding sequence ATGACAGTCGCCATCGACCGCGCGACCGGCAAACGCCGCGGTGACCGCGCGCCCCGCCCCGGCCCGGTCAGCCGCCTGAAGCACGCCTACCAGAAGCACTGGTACGCCTACGCCATGATCGTGCCCGTGGTCGTCGTGCTCGGCACCATCGTGCTCTACCCCCTGGCCTACGGCTTCTACCTCACCCTCACCGACGCCAACAGCCTCAACTCGGCCCGCACCATCGGCGTCAACGAGATCGAGGCCACCTACAAGTTCATCGGCCTCGACAACTACGCCGACATCCTGTGGGGCGAGACGGCCTACGACCGCTTCTGGTCGCACTTCATCTGGACGATCGTATGGACGATGGCCTGTGTCGTCCTGCACTACACCATCGGCCTGGGCCTGGCCCTGCTGCTCAACCAGAAGCTGCGCGGCCGCACCTTCTACCGGCTGATCCTGATCCTGCCGTGGGCCGTGCCGACCTTCGTCACCGTCTTCGGCTGGCGGTTCATGCTCGCGGACAGCGGCATCATCAACTCGGGCCTGGAGTCCCTGGGCCTGCCGACACCGCTGTGGCTGGAGGACACCTTCTGGCAGCGGTTCGCCGCGATCATGGTCAACACCTGGTGCGGTGTGCCGTTCATGATGATCTCCCTGCTCGGCGGACTCCAGTCCATCGACGGCGTCCTCTACGAGGCGGCCGAGATGGACGGCGCCAACGCCTGGCAGCGGTTCCGGCACGTCACCCTGCCGGGCCTCAGGTCGGTCAGCTCCACCGTCGTGCTGCTCGGCGTCATCTGGACCTTCAACCAGTTCGCCATCATCTTCCTGCTGTTCGGCAACACCGCCCCGGACGCGCAGATCCTCGTGACCTGGGCCTACCAGCTGGGCTTCGGACAGCAGCCGCGTGACTTCGCACAGTCCGCCGCCTACGGCATGCTGCTCCTGGCCATCCTGATCGTCTTCACCTCCTTCTACCGCCGCTGGCTGAACCGCAATGAGCAGCAGCTCGCGATCTGA
- a CDS encoding sugar ABC transporter permease gives MSTITVKTEAPTDRPAGERTPPVKRRGRGERGPLAILTSHGILAVASLIALFPVAWLVFLSLGPDKDDYLRPGGIWGKMTLDNYAFVLQDTNFFHWLKSSLIVSLGTTVIGVLVAATTGYAVSRMRFPGYKKFMWALLVTQMFPVAVLMVPMYQILSDLQLIDTYLGLILVYCSTAVPYCAWLMKGYFDTIPFEIDEAGRVDGLSPFGTFARLILPLAKPGLAVAAFYSFITAFGEVAFATTFMLDDTQYTLAVGLQSFVSEHDAQRNLMAATAVLIAIPVSAFFYLVQKNLVTGLTAGGTKG, from the coding sequence ATGAGCACCATCACCGTCAAGACCGAGGCTCCGACGGACCGTCCGGCCGGCGAGAGGACCCCGCCCGTGAAGAGGCGGGGGCGCGGGGAACGCGGTCCGCTGGCCATCCTCACCTCGCACGGCATCCTGGCCGTGGCGAGCCTCATCGCGCTGTTCCCGGTCGCCTGGCTGGTCTTCCTGTCCCTCGGCCCGGACAAGGACGACTACCTCCGCCCCGGCGGCATCTGGGGCAAGATGACGCTGGACAACTACGCGTTCGTGCTGCAGGACACGAACTTCTTCCACTGGCTGAAGAGCTCGCTGATCGTCTCGCTCGGCACCACGGTCATCGGCGTCCTCGTCGCCGCCACCACCGGGTACGCCGTGTCCCGGATGCGGTTCCCCGGGTACAAGAAGTTCATGTGGGCCCTCCTGGTCACCCAGATGTTCCCGGTGGCCGTCCTGATGGTCCCGATGTACCAGATCCTGTCCGACCTTCAGCTGATCGACACCTATCTCGGCCTCATCCTCGTCTACTGCTCGACCGCGGTGCCGTACTGTGCCTGGCTGATGAAGGGCTATTTCGACACCATTCCGTTCGAGATCGACGAGGCGGGCCGGGTGGACGGGCTGTCCCCGTTCGGCACGTTCGCCCGGCTGATCCTGCCGCTGGCCAAGCCGGGCCTCGCGGTCGCCGCCTTCTACAGCTTCATCACCGCGTTCGGCGAGGTCGCCTTCGCCACGACGTTCATGCTGGACGACACCCAGTACACGCTCGCCGTCGGTCTGCAGAGCTTCGTCAGCGAGCACGACGCCCAGCGCAATCTCATGGCCGCCACGGCGGTCCTGATCGCGATACCCGTCTCCGCGTTCTTCTACCTCGTGCAGAAGAACCTGGTGACCGGCCTCACCGCGGGCGGCACGAAGGGCTGA
- a CDS encoding glycoside hydrolase family 13 protein, with amino-acid sequence MSQQHSTAPAPTSPDSPTESAAVATATRRRDWWRDAVIYQVYPRSFADSNGDGMGDLEGIRSRLPYLRDLGVDAVWLSPFYASPQADAGYDVADYRAVDPMFGNLLDADALIRDAHELGLRIIVDIVPNHSSDQHEWFKRALAEGPGSPARDRYHFRPGKGTNGELPPNDWESIFGGPAWTRVTEPDGTLGEWYLHLFAPEQPDFNWEHPAVGDEFRSIIRFWLDMGVDGFRIDVAHGMVKAEGLPDLGSHEQLKLLGNDVMPFFDQDGVHDIYRQWRLILDEYSGERIFVAEAWTPTVERTANYVRPDELHQAFNFQYLGTHWDAEELREVIDRTLDAMRPVGAPATWVLSNHDVTRHATRFGNPAGLGTQLRLPGDRELGLRRARAATLLMLALPGSAYVYQGEELGLPDVVDLPDEVRQDPAYFRGAGQDGFRDGCRVPIPWTRAGSSYGFGSGGSWLPQPEGWGELSVEAQTGTAGSTLELYRAALAVRREQADLGAGDTVEWLPAPEGVLAFRRGEFVCVANTTGKAVTTPSYGRVLITNGEVTETGDKTKVPADTTVWFTTG; translated from the coding sequence ATGAGCCAGCAGCACTCCACCGCCCCGGCACCGACCTCCCCGGACTCCCCGACCGAATCCGCCGCCGTCGCCACCGCCACCAGGCGGCGTGACTGGTGGCGCGACGCGGTGATCTACCAGGTGTACCCGCGCAGCTTCGCCGACAGCAACGGCGACGGCATGGGCGACCTGGAGGGCATCCGCTCCCGCCTGCCGTACCTGCGCGACCTCGGGGTGGACGCCGTGTGGCTCAGCCCCTTCTACGCCTCCCCGCAGGCCGACGCCGGCTACGACGTCGCCGACTACCGTGCCGTCGACCCCATGTTCGGCAACCTGCTCGACGCGGACGCCCTGATCCGGGACGCCCACGAACTGGGCCTGCGGATCATCGTCGACATCGTGCCCAACCACTCCTCCGACCAGCACGAGTGGTTCAAGCGGGCGCTCGCCGAGGGCCCCGGCTCACCGGCCCGGGACCGCTACCACTTCCGGCCCGGCAAGGGCACGAACGGCGAACTGCCGCCCAACGACTGGGAGTCGATCTTCGGCGGCCCGGCCTGGACCCGGGTCACCGAGCCCGACGGCACCCTGGGGGAGTGGTACCTGCACCTCTTCGCCCCGGAGCAGCCCGACTTCAACTGGGAACACCCGGCCGTCGGCGACGAGTTCCGCTCCATCATCCGCTTCTGGCTGGACATGGGCGTCGACGGCTTCCGCATCGACGTCGCCCACGGCATGGTGAAGGCCGAGGGCCTGCCGGACCTGGGATCGCACGAGCAACTGAAGCTGCTGGGCAACGATGTCATGCCGTTCTTCGACCAGGACGGCGTGCACGACATCTACCGGCAGTGGCGCCTCATCCTCGACGAGTACTCGGGCGAGCGCATCTTCGTCGCGGAGGCCTGGACCCCGACCGTCGAGCGCACCGCCAACTACGTCCGTCCCGACGAACTGCACCAGGCCTTCAACTTCCAGTACCTGGGCACCCACTGGGACGCGGAGGAACTGCGCGAGGTCATCGACCGCACCCTGGACGCCATGCGCCCGGTCGGCGCCCCCGCCACCTGGGTGCTGTCCAACCACGACGTCACCCGGCACGCCACCCGCTTCGGTAACCCGGCCGGCCTCGGCACCCAGCTCCGGCTGCCCGGCGACCGCGAACTGGGCCTGCGCCGGGCCCGCGCGGCGACCCTGCTGATGCTGGCGCTGCCCGGATCGGCGTACGTCTACCAGGGCGAGGAACTGGGCCTGCCGGACGTCGTGGACCTCCCCGACGAGGTGCGCCAGGACCCGGCGTACTTCCGGGGCGCCGGCCAGGACGGTTTCCGCGACGGGTGCCGGGTGCCGATCCCGTGGACCCGCGCCGGTTCCTCGTACGGCTTCGGGTCCGGCGGCAGCTGGCTGCCGCAGCCGGAGGGCTGGGGCGAGCTGAGCGTCGAGGCGCAGACCGGGACGGCCGGCTCCACCCTGGAGCTGTACCGCGCCGCACTCGCCGTGCGCCGGGAACAGGCCGACCTGGGCGCGGGCGACACGGTGGAGTGGCTCCCGGCCCCGGAGGGCGTACTCGCCTTCCGCCGCGGGGAGTTCGTGTGCGTCGCGAACACCACCGGCAAGGCGGTGACCACGCCGTCCTACGGCAGGGTCCTGATCACCAACGGCGAGGTGACCGAAACCGGCGACAAGACGAAGGTACCGGCCGACACGACGGTCTGGTTCACCACGGGCTGA
- a CDS encoding DUF5753 domain-containing protein: MPAPKELDPSASLPALYGMKLPKLRVRAGFTQRGLGDLIPVAHSRIAQFELGKETPPEDVNTRLDEILEADGDLVDLWTHIKRTPIPDWARKFVTYEARANAMHKYTAHSVPGLLQTEAYAREVLRHGQPWCTVEEIEEKVTARLSRQSLLRKPQPPLLWVVLDESVIRRPVEGPTVMREQLASVLEAARTPRIEVQVMLFVAGAHSAMGGSLTLLSFDNAPDVAYLEAGHSGELVEDRAMVARHSHRYALVHARALPPEASAALIRRAMKEYETCAVPDPT, encoded by the coding sequence ATGCCCGCACCGAAGGAGCTCGACCCCTCCGCGTCCCTGCCGGCGCTCTACGGCATGAAGTTGCCCAAGCTCCGCGTCCGCGCCGGGTTCACCCAACGCGGGCTCGGCGACCTGATCCCCGTCGCCCACAGCCGTATCGCCCAGTTCGAACTGGGCAAGGAGACACCACCCGAGGACGTCAACACCAGGCTGGATGAGATTCTGGAGGCCGACGGCGACCTGGTCGACCTGTGGACCCACATCAAGCGGACGCCGATCCCGGACTGGGCACGGAAGTTCGTGACGTACGAGGCCAGGGCGAACGCCATGCACAAGTACACGGCACACAGCGTCCCGGGTCTGCTGCAGACCGAGGCCTACGCACGGGAGGTACTGCGCCATGGACAACCGTGGTGCACGGTGGAGGAGATCGAGGAGAAGGTGACGGCGCGGCTGAGTCGGCAGAGCCTGCTCCGGAAGCCGCAACCGCCGCTGTTGTGGGTGGTGCTCGACGAGTCGGTGATCCGGCGCCCGGTGGAAGGCCCGACCGTCATGCGGGAGCAGTTGGCCTCCGTGCTGGAAGCCGCCCGCACCCCGCGCATCGAGGTGCAGGTGATGCTCTTCGTCGCGGGGGCCCACTCCGCCATGGGCGGCTCGCTCACCCTCCTGTCGTTCGACAACGCGCCGGACGTGGCCTACCTGGAGGCGGGCCACTCGGGTGAGTTGGTGGAAGACCGGGCCATGGTGGCCCGGCACTCCCATCGTTACGCTCTCGTCCATGCCCGAGCCCTGCCACCAGAGGCATCCGCGGCCCTGATCCGGCGGGCCATGAAGGAGTACGAGACATGCGCAGTGCCCGACCCGACCTGA
- a CDS encoding DUF397 domain-containing protein, whose protein sequence is MRSARPDLTAAVWRKSTYSDGGGGDCLELADNIPGTVPVRDSKNPTGTTLLLGTSAWTAFLDGIRTSAH, encoded by the coding sequence ATGCGCAGTGCCCGACCCGACCTGACGGCCGCAGTGTGGCGCAAGAGCACGTACAGCGACGGCGGCGGCGGCGACTGCCTGGAACTCGCCGACAACATCCCCGGCACCGTCCCCGTCCGCGACAGCAAGAACCCCACCGGCACGACCCTGCTGCTCGGCACCTCTGCCTGGACCGCCTTCCTCGACGGCATACGGACCAGCGCGCACTGA
- a CDS encoding AAA family ATPase — protein sequence MYLSRVYLANIKSFDEVDLELVRPDGSYAGWTVLAGRNGSGKTTLLRAISLAVSGPAAARSLMPAFENWVAHGERRAHSEVELAHDPAFDRFTQGRRPSKAFWSGLRWVLPPETGHGKGKPGRVVQPSLDPVNYTGAKTITAQRGPWADNPEGWFCAAYGPFRRLAGGSGEVQRLMTAAGPVARQASLFHEDASLAEGVTWLIEQHLRALEQREGAEELLASALEILGDDLLPDDCRIDGVDSEGLWVVHRERRFPLKEMSDGYRTVAALVVDLLRQIYDAYGELDVFYDEETEIPIADYPGVVIIDEVDAHLHVSWQRRIGSWLTSHFPRIQFIVTTHSPYICQSADPGGLIRLPGAQEEGRVEKVSPDVYDRVVYGSGDDAVLSYLFGLDTPYSEKAERTRSELVALEMGVLRGRASDEQRMRYRELKRKLVSSPATRVDEVAARLRDRADDEWSA from the coding sequence ATGTACCTCTCCAGGGTCTACCTGGCCAATATCAAGTCGTTCGACGAGGTGGACCTCGAACTGGTCCGGCCCGATGGTTCGTACGCGGGGTGGACGGTACTGGCCGGCCGTAACGGCTCGGGCAAGACCACATTGCTGCGGGCGATCTCCCTGGCCGTGAGCGGTCCCGCCGCCGCGCGCAGTCTGATGCCGGCATTCGAGAACTGGGTCGCGCACGGTGAACGCAGGGCGCATTCCGAAGTGGAGTTGGCGCACGACCCCGCGTTCGATCGCTTCACACAGGGGCGTCGGCCGTCCAAGGCGTTCTGGTCGGGTCTGCGGTGGGTTCTTCCTCCAGAGACCGGCCATGGGAAGGGGAAGCCCGGCAGAGTGGTGCAACCCTCTCTGGACCCGGTCAACTACACCGGCGCCAAGACGATCACCGCTCAACGCGGCCCCTGGGCCGACAATCCGGAAGGCTGGTTCTGTGCTGCCTACGGCCCCTTCCGGAGGCTTGCCGGAGGCTCGGGAGAGGTGCAGCGGCTCATGACGGCCGCAGGGCCGGTGGCCCGGCAGGCGAGTCTGTTCCACGAGGACGCCTCGCTCGCCGAAGGCGTGACATGGCTCATCGAACAGCATCTGCGGGCGCTTGAGCAGCGGGAGGGAGCCGAGGAGCTGCTGGCCTCCGCGTTGGAGATCCTCGGGGACGACCTGCTGCCCGACGACTGCCGGATCGACGGTGTCGACTCCGAAGGGCTATGGGTGGTGCACCGGGAGCGCCGCTTCCCACTGAAGGAGATGAGCGACGGCTACCGGACCGTCGCCGCCCTCGTCGTGGATCTCCTGAGGCAGATCTACGACGCCTATGGCGAGCTGGACGTGTTCTACGACGAGGAGACCGAGATTCCGATCGCCGACTATCCGGGAGTCGTGATCATCGACGAGGTCGACGCGCACCTGCACGTCTCCTGGCAGAGGCGCATCGGCAGTTGGCTCACTTCGCACTTCCCCCGCATTCAGTTCATCGTCACCACCCACAGCCCGTACATCTGCCAGTCGGCCGATCCGGGAGGTCTCATCCGGCTTCCGGGTGCTCAGGAGGAAGGGCGGGTCGAGAAGGTCTCGCCGGACGTGTACGACAGGGTCGTGTACGGAAGCGGGGACGACGCCGTGCTGTCGTACCTGTTCGGGCTCGACACGCCCTACTCGGAGAAGGCGGAACGGACGCGGAGCGAGCTTGTGGCGCTGGAGATGGGTGTGCTGCGGGGCAGAGCGAGCGATGAACAACGCATGCGTTACCGAGAGTTGAAGCGCAAGCTGGTGAGCTCCCCGGCGACCCGCGTGGACGAGGTAGCCGCGCGGCTGCGTGACCGAGCCGACGACGAGTGGTCGGCGTGA
- a CDS encoding HNH endonuclease: MTAYTQEIGKAGKPVDRARGLWKHTTVRRHVHAVLSATLAEMAPGVERCMYCGDNQGTDIDHFEPLSRAPLRTFDWHNHLLACSLCNSHQKREAFPVDPRGRPLLIDPSSEDPADHLHLVLAVGEYLPLTPRGEATCEVFGLNRGVLVRGRRKVYRITRLCIEEWLRAHEKGDDEGVREWTSTVWEQPTADVVYAMFHQAMAPGAKDVFADDPGVLRLLTDERVRAGLLG, from the coding sequence ATGACCGCCTACACACAGGAGATAGGCAAGGCCGGGAAACCGGTGGACCGCGCTCGAGGTCTGTGGAAGCACACCACCGTGCGACGTCACGTTCACGCCGTGCTGAGCGCGACCCTGGCCGAGATGGCCCCCGGTGTCGAGCGGTGTATGTACTGCGGCGACAACCAGGGCACCGACATCGACCACTTCGAGCCGCTGAGCCGGGCCCCGCTGCGCACCTTCGACTGGCACAACCACCTGCTCGCCTGCTCCCTCTGCAACAGCCACCAGAAGCGAGAGGCGTTTCCCGTCGACCCCCGAGGACGCCCTCTGCTGATCGACCCCAGCAGCGAGGACCCGGCCGATCACCTCCATCTGGTGCTCGCGGTGGGTGAGTACCTGCCTCTGACACCCAGGGGAGAGGCGACCTGCGAGGTCTTCGGGCTCAACCGCGGAGTGCTGGTACGAGGCCGGCGGAAGGTCTACCGGATCACCCGGTTGTGCATCGAGGAGTGGCTGCGCGCCCACGAGAAGGGGGACGACGAGGGCGTGCGGGAGTGGACGAGCACCGTATGGGAACAGCCGACCGCCGATGTGGTGTACGCGATGTTCCACCAGGCGATGGCCCCCGGAGCAAAGGACGTGTTCGCCGATGACCCCGGGGTGCTGCGACTGCTGACGGATGAGCGGGTGCGGGCGGGGCTGCTCGGCTGA